The Coccidioides posadasii str. Silveira chromosome 2, complete sequence genomic interval TGGCAGCCTTCATTGCAGGAAAGGCACGTTCATCAGGAGTGACTTTTGGGCGCCAGGTCATTCCGAGCAGGCCGAAGCCGGTGACAGGTAGTGATTTGCGTGTTGccatattaagagatagttTTAGTGTGCAAGAGAAAATTAACGTATTTGGCTCGGGATTTGGGGGAGTTTTGTCCAACCTTGCATTACCTTCGAGATTCATCGATATCAATATACCCTTTTTATGCCCTGAAATGTGCTGCAATGTTTCGGAGTTAGGGCCGGACATTGCAGTTAAGACGGCGTTAGCTCGACTCTGCATTACATGGTTTTGTGTAAGGACCCGAGTTCTTAGAGCTGAACACCGCAGGCCAAGGATGGTCTTGGGTAGGAGTTAATCCATGACCGGCATGCATCTAGAGCCGAGTAACCAGTACAAGGGGATGGGATGCAAGAGTTAGATCCTTGGAGCACCTCGCACCTGACTTAGCACATCCCAGCCGCAGACCCGGGCGCTTGAGCATctgcatgtatgtatgtttGATGTAACAAGTAGTTACTACTCATAAAAGGGCGGCTGCACTGAGTGCTGCGCCCGGAACGGGTAGGGGGACGTACGTAGTGGAATAGAGAGATGTGTAACTCGGTAAGTAAGATTGTCGTCAGAAATATATTGTCTTAGCACGTCCTCTACTTTGTAGTTCACGAAACTATTTACATAGGCATTGAACCAGATACCGTCAAGATGGCTGCAAAACTGGATGACGTGGTTGCTCTCTCAGAGCGGATCGAAACCGTCCTTAGCAACCCACAGGCGGTCACTGACCTTCAGGATGACGGTCTCCGACGCAGATTGCGCGATGCGGGGCGGAAACTTAGCCTTGCCATGGAGGCATCTGGAGACACCATCCACAGGATAGCTTACGCAGTAAGATTGACCATTCTATCATATCCTTGCCTTTGGACCCTCAAATAATGTTGCGCTTTAGCCAATGCAGCTTGCGCTTGCTCGTGTCGGGATTGATATTCGACTTTTCGATATCCTGTCGGAGGGCAATGGCTCTAGCTTCACCCATGAGGAGCTTgcaaaaaaaacaaaagtcGATATAGTTCTGATGAGTAAGTGGTAAGATCATCTTACGGGTTCAAGAAGACGGCTCACGATAAATAGAGCGATTGTTAAGATATTATCAGTCGGTTGGAATGGTTTTGCAACTCGACGAAGATACGTATACCGCCACCAATGTCACTGAGGCTTTAGCATCTGATGGCGGGCGTTACGGTGTTTACATACAGTAAGCTCCGACAGGGTCACCTTTGAAAATGCCACCCTGACATGGCTTCGTAAGGTTTGACCTGCTGTCTCCAGCCATCATGGCATTCCCCAAATTCCTGCAGCAAAACGGCTACTGCAACCCGATCGACCCGAGCAAAACTGCGTTCCATCTGGGTATGCATACCAGTCAAACGTTCTTCCAGTGGCTCCAAAGTCATCCGCAAGACTCGGAAAATTTCGGTATATGGATGTCTGCTCAGCGTGAAAGTCGTCCCATCTTCCTTGACGTGATGGACTTTGAAGGGGAGCTAGGCCAAGGAACGAACAGTTCAACGGTTTTATTTGTGGATATTGGAGGCTCTAAGGGCCATCAAAGCATCGCACTGCGACAGCGATACCCAGGCCTCCCCGGCCGCATCATCGTGCAAGACCTTGAGCACGTTCTTGCAGAAGCCAGACAGAATCCACTTTCAGGATTTGAGAGTATCGAAGCGGAAGTTTATGATATGTTCTTACCGCAAACGATTAAGGGTATTGTATTGTCCAACCTGTCTAGAAAATGAGACAACGTCTGATTCGTGGGGTTAGGGGCTCGCGCATACTATCTCCGCCAGGTTCTGCATGACTGGCCGAATGACAAGTGCAAAGTCATTCTAGAGAATATCAAAGCTGGTATGTCTCAGGACTCGACTCTTCTCATCGACGAAATGGTCATTTCCGAGCGTAATGCCCCGTGGCGGGCGACTCAGGCGGATTTCACTATGGCAGTGGCTCTATCATCAATGCAGCGTACGGAAACTGAATGGCGAGCGCTTTTGGAAGCAGCGGGATTCAGGATCCggaaaatcttgaaatacAGAGAAGAACTCGAAGACTGCGTGATTGTCGCCGCCCCAAATTGAGCAGTGGTTCGCGAGGGCTTCGAGGATTAAATTCCGATGCAGTAGTTGAATTTACCGAGCTGACAGAATATGAATAGATCAGAGCTTCCTATTTAATCTTGTGGTATCACTTACAACGCTGTTGTCATAGATACCTTCTCTGAGATAAAAGAAGATGATTGATTCTTCCCAAATAGTGACGTAGGTGACAGTGTGAACTAttaagtactccgtacgcgGAGTGCGTGTTCGTTAACTACTTAACCGAGCTCGATACCAGCGGACCCCAGGGACGATCATGTGATGCTGACCTACAGCAACACAGCCTCCCGCTAACTAACGAATATTCAACCTCATGAGAAGTGAGACATCTGTGGCTATCATCCTTTCTTCAAAATCAGATCAGATCCCTGGGCTCCAACAACAACTTGGAACTGAACCACATTATTCTATCTCAAAACTGACTAATGTACACACAAAAGAGAGACCCCACTCAGATACCCATCAGCAATCCATACAGTCCATATGAAGCAATCATTTCAACCTCAAAACATGATGAGAGGGGTTGGAAGTCCACTGTCACAAAGAACGGTTCTGACAATGGAACTTTCAGCTCCAGCCCGCAAGGTCTGCAGGGACAGCGTGATACCCATTGAAGAACCCATGTGGATCATACCTCCTCTTCAGCCCAGTGAGAAGTGCATGACGCCACTTTGCATATCCGTACAGGGCTGATAAAGGTTCATCACCATGTGCATAGTTTTGATACTGAACCATTTGCTCGTACCCAGACACATCAGGGGAAGACATTGTATCGCGCCATCCGCGAGCCCAATCGTCAGCAGCGTCAGCTATCGTGTTGTCGGTGTAAGCCATTTCAATTTCCACCAGGTTGTTGAATGTTTCACGGTGCGGAAACGCGGAGAAACTAGCAGGACGGCGTTCGATTCCGTCCAGGCCAAAAACCTCCAATAGGATCGTACTGTTGACGAGAGCTCTGTTTGTGTCTACAAATGAGCTAAACGAATCGAAAAAGCGGCGGAAAGTGGGCGCATCCAGTGTTTTAACGACAGACCCATACATGCTATGGCTCTGGCCCGTCTCACACTTGATCGCGACGGCGCCGCCAGCGGCGGCGTAGCCCAATTGTGCCCACGGAATGACCGTCTCATTACGGGAAATACTGAATGGCGCAAACATTCTCGTGTATTTTTCTCCGTCTTCTTTGGCGCCAGCGTATACTAAATTCATCGCCACCAAAGGCTTCAAATGACGAGGAAGGGTGTCAGTGGTGCGTCTCGTGGTCAAAGGGTGAACTAACTTACCTTGAATGATTCAGGATCGACTGCGATAATGATTACCAAAGACAAAGCAGGGTCAACCGGGAACAAGCCGTTGATAATGTCAATGATAGACTCCAGAGACTCGCCATCGAACTGCATGTCTGCCATGTAGTGGAGACCGCCGTTCGATTGGGGAAATGTCTCTAAAGTCGTCTCGATCACTATACCGAAGTTCTGACCACCACCGCGTACACCCCAAAAGAGGCCCTGGTGAGACTTTTCAGAAGCTTCGACGACAGTGCCGTCCCAGAGCACCATGCGAACTTTACGAACTGCATCACTCGTCAGACCATGCTTGCCTTGAAGCCGTCCAATACCGCCACCGAGCATGGCGCCGGTAGCTCCTACGCAGGGACATGATCCGATGGCTAGATGAAGGGTCAGTTCCTATCAACTTTCATTTGCTGGTAGTTGACCGAAACTTACTAAGTTCTCTACCGGCAGCTCCAACGGCGTCTGCTACATCCTGGAAGGTTGCTCCACTCCCCACAGTTACCGTGTTGTCGGGATTCATTTTGGCGTACTTGAAACCTTTCATGTTTATCATGATCGTGTCTCTGACACTACCAAGAGTTGCAGAGTATCCATGGCCCCCCGATTTGGCGAGCCATGTCATATTTTTCCTTGAGAAAAAATTAAGCTGTCGCCGATACTGTCAGCCCACCTGTTTATCTAAATTGGCTTACCTGGACTCAACTTACACCAACAGACAATTCTTTCTCGGACTTGGGAACAAAGGCCCAATCGAAAGTGGGGGCATGGTAGTTAGACCACCGTGTGGTTGTGCTGATAAACTCCGGCCATGAAGGGCTATGAATGGATTCAACAATTTCTAGAGGCCATCGTTTTTCGAGGGGTGCAACAGCACCGGAAACTATTAAAGGGGCTGACGAAAACGCCAAAATATATTGCACAAATTTGAGGGCAACCATGGTTTCGGGAACGAACGGTGTTTGGTGTGAAAGAATGATCGATTGAATATGCTGAACATTCCTCTAGAGTCATGGGGACCAGCGTCAACTTATTTATGGTCAATAGAGACAGCGTTTTCAGCACTGTCATCGTGATCACCAGCAGGTCCATTACCCCCTATTCTCTAACCCAATCTCCAACTGTTTAACGATGAACTCGAGGGTGTTAAGTGTTAGATGGCTGCCTTCAATACATCAAATCATCCATCTCGCGGATTACTGCGTGTCCATTCAACTAACAAGTGCAAGGGTCTTTCGCCGCCACACAGGACCTGAGTGGCGGCGAAAGACCCCGAGTATTTTCCGAGAATAGCAATACTTCTAATTTATTAAGATGGATAACAAAACTCTCATAGCCCTAGAGCGTTGGGAGCCTTGCTTACATTGTGGCTGTTCCTTAGGACTTTCAAAGCCTCGTGGATG includes:
- a CDS encoding uncharacterized protein (CAZy:AA7~antiSMASH:Cluster_2.5~antiSMASH:Cluster_2.6~SMCOG1138:FAD linked oxidase domain protein~EggNog:ENOG410PMQH~COG:C~TransMembrane:1 (o6-25i)) encodes the protein MVALKFVQYILAFSSAPLIVSGAVAPLEKRWPLEIVESIHSPSWPEFISTTTRWSNYHAPTFDWAFVPKSEKELSVGLNFFSRKNMTWLAKSGGHGYSATLGSVRDTIMINMKGFKYAKMNPDNTVTVGSGATFQDVADAVGAAGRELTIGSCPCVGATGAMLGGGIGRLQGKHGLTSDAVRKVRMVLWDGTVVEASEKSHQGLFWGVRGGGQNFGIVIETTLETFPQSNGGLHYMADMQFDGESLESIIDIINGLFPVDPALSLVIIIAVDPESFKPLVAMNLVYAGAKEDGEKYTRMFAPFSISRNETVIPWAQLGYAAAGGAVAIKCETGQSHSMYGSVVKTLDAPTFRRFFDSFSSFVDTNRALVNSTILLEVFGLDGIERRPASFSAFPHRETFNNLVEIEMAYTDNTIADAADDWARGWRDTMSSPDVSGYEQMVQYQNYAHGDEPLSALYGYAKWRHALLTGLKRRYDPHGFFNGYHAVPADLAGWS
- a CDS encoding uncharacterized protein (antiSMASH:Cluster_2.5~antiSMASH:Cluster_2.6~SMCOG1042:O-methyltransferase~EggNog:ENOG410PH44~COG:S); this encodes MAAKLDDVVALSERIETVLSNPQAVTDLQDDGLRRRLRDAGRKLSLAMEASGDTIHRIAYAPMQLALARVGIDIRLFDILSEGNGSSFTHEELAKKTKVDIVLMKRLLRYYQSVGMVLQLDEDTYTATNVTEALASDGGRYGVYIQFDLLSPAIMAFPKFLQQNGYCNPIDPSKTAFHLGMHTSQTFFQWLQSHPQDSENFGIWMSAQRESRPIFLDVMDFEGELGQGTNSSTVLFVDIGGSKGHQSIALRQRYPGLPGRIIVQDLEHVLAEARQNPLSGFESIEAEVYDMFLPQTIKGARAYYLRQVLHDWPNDKCKVILENIKAGMSQDSTLLIDEMVISERNAPWRATQADFTMAVALSSMQRTETEWRALLEAAGFRIRKILKYREELEDCVIVAAPN